One window from the genome of Treponema sp. OMZ 838 encodes:
- a CDS encoding metal ABC transporter permease has translation MLLIPFQYEYMVKAILVSGGVGGVCALLSCFVVLKGWSLLGDALSHAVVPGVAVAYIIGIPFSIGAFISGMLAALIMGFVKNKTRIREDAVIGIVYTTFFALGVLLISLYPSNISLTTIIMGNILGIADRDIVQTLIIAGGSLIIILLKWKDLRLFSFDPSHARSIGLNTNALYLLLLTLLAVTAIAALQTVGSVLVVAMLVTPGAAAYLLTDRFPMMMGLAAVIGTLTASAGAYISYYLNGSAGGCIVALQFFLFLAILFFAPHHGIISARRTAARSLKAFLGQN, from the coding sequence ATGTTATTAATTCCTTTTCAGTATGAATACATGGTGAAAGCGATTTTGGTGAGCGGAGGTGTCGGCGGGGTGTGTGCCTTGCTGTCGTGTTTTGTTGTGCTGAAAGGCTGGTCACTTTTGGGAGATGCGCTATCCCATGCGGTGGTGCCGGGAGTTGCGGTTGCTTATATTATCGGTATTCCGTTTTCTATCGGGGCGTTTATCAGCGGAATGCTTGCCGCGCTTATCATGGGCTTTGTTAAAAATAAGACACGGATTCGCGAAGATGCGGTAATAGGTATTGTCTATACCACGTTTTTTGCGCTCGGTGTGCTGCTGATCTCACTGTACCCAAGTAACATCAGTCTTACGACAATCATTATGGGAAATATTCTCGGTATCGCCGACAGAGATATTGTGCAGACACTGATTATTGCAGGCGGAAGTCTTATCATCATCTTGCTGAAATGGAAGGATTTGCGGCTTTTTTCGTTTGATCCGTCGCACGCCCGCTCGATAGGTCTAAACACCAATGCGCTCTACTTGCTGCTGCTCACTCTGCTTGCCGTTACGGCGATTGCGGCGCTGCAAACGGTAGGTAGTGTGCTGGTTGTAGCAATGCTCGTAACGCCGGGAGCTGCCGCATATCTGCTCACGGATAGATTTCCGATGATGATGGGGCTTGCGGCAGTAATCGGGACACTTACTGCTTCTGCAGGAGCCTATATCAGCTATTATTTGAATGGTTCGGCGGGCGGGTGTATTGTTGCGCTGCAATTCTTTTTATTTTTGGCCATTTTGTTCTTTGCGCCGCATCACGGCATCATCTCCGCGCGGCGGACGGCAGCACGTTCGCTGAAAGCCTTTTTGGGGCAAAACTGA
- a CDS encoding cation diffusion facilitator family transporter, with translation MQHTNQNTLTQDTRTKIVRTASFVALGGNLLLCVLKLTVGLITGSLSVLGDGIDTATDVGIAVMAVLVSFVINKPSDSRYPWGRQRAETIASMVLAFIIMFAGIQLFIASINKLIQVYKGELLPMPQRIAIIVTAVSIAGKLLLAFNQYLLGKKAQSLMILANARNMVNDIVISSSVLIGFVISLLFHAPYFDPLVALLVSCLIIKSAITLFIELNVELMDGNTNKQLYEQLFSAVASIPEVKNPHRARIRKMANLWDIDLDIEVDGSMPVSEAHIIAEKTSLVIRNTLGNVYDIVIHIEPYNSDRDGECYGLSAEDVGGIE, from the coding sequence ATGCAGCATACCAATCAAAATACGCTTACACAGGATACACGCACCAAGATTGTACGTACCGCCTCTTTTGTCGCACTCGGCGGTAATTTGCTGCTTTGCGTACTAAAACTCACTGTCGGTCTTATAACCGGAAGTTTATCGGTGCTGGGAGACGGTATCGATACTGCAACCGATGTGGGCATCGCCGTAATGGCAGTCCTTGTCAGCTTTGTCATCAATAAGCCGTCAGACTCCCGCTATCCGTGGGGACGTCAGCGTGCCGAAACCATTGCTTCTATGGTGTTGGCATTTATCATTATGTTTGCCGGTATCCAGCTTTTTATCGCCTCAATCAATAAACTGATACAGGTTTATAAGGGTGAACTGCTTCCGATGCCGCAGCGCATTGCGATAATCGTAACGGCGGTATCTATTGCCGGTAAGCTCCTCCTCGCGTTTAATCAATATCTCCTCGGTAAAAAAGCGCAAAGCTTGATGATACTTGCTAACGCGCGCAATATGGTAAACGATATTGTCATCTCATCTTCGGTACTTATCGGTTTTGTCATTTCTCTATTATTCCACGCGCCGTATTTTGATCCGCTTGTCGCATTGCTTGTTTCGTGTCTTATTATCAAATCGGCTATTACACTCTTTATCGAACTCAATGTGGAATTGATGGACGGCAATACCAATAAACAGCTTTATGAACAGCTTTTTAGCGCTGTAGCCTCCATCCCTGAAGTTAAAAACCCTCACCGGGCACGCATACGCAAGATGGCGAATTTGTGGGATATCGATTTGGATATCGAGGTGGACGGTTCCATGCCGGTAAGCGAGGCGCATATTATTGCAGAAAAGACTTCACTTGTTATTAGAAATACGCTTGGGAATGTCTATGATATTGTTATCCACATTGAACCCTATAATTCCGATAGGGACGGGGAGTGTTATGGGTTATCAGCGGAAGATGTAGGGGGCATAGAATAG
- a CDS encoding ATP-dependent Clp protease ATP-binding subunit → MMHTLSQNLYELLTVFSQQEARRVNADTVEPEHILLALITKKLGRGYRLLENLHVNFLTLQLRLEQSTPIREGEPVRGEIPSSNRVKQLVDTAAAQARIMQQEAAGTEHLILAFAQIQESILAHFFLQQGIFLDDVQQTIHQLHGTDTRRDKQQQEKKKHSVLSEFSRDLTQITREGLLDPVIGREREMRRVMQILSRRSKNNPVLIGEPGVGKTSIVEGLAAAIVNEQVPRSLFGKRVISLDLASVIAGTKYRGQFEERIKRIIKEVSEAKNIILFIDELHTLIGTGGSQGALDAANILKPALARGEIQCIGATTLDEYRKYFEKDSALERRFQSVLIKEPTKEETCAILGGLKAKYEQHHHVHYSDETIKKIVELSSRYIPDRFFPDKAIDVMDEAGALKKMDTTELPQNITTIEQRIAELAGEKKDLVAVQDYERAAVVRDEVKLLKVQLEKIKMRWLNQENETMLEVDPADIAETVSLMTDIPLKSVGSDEAKRLAETEKELHKTIIGQDEAIGIIANALRRSRAGIASADRPIGSFLFLGPTGVGKTLLAKALAEFLFGSAESLIRVDMSDYMEKHAVARLVGAPPGYIGFENGGMLTEKIRRNPYSVILFDEIEKAHPDVFNLLLQVLEEGELRDSLGHTVSFRNTVIILTGNVGTRNLMDEPLGFAREENRTIDYQGMKKSAELEAKKIFSPEFLNRLDSLIVFTPLSEKEIEAIFELELSKLTGRLAAKQLQLRITDNARAYCIKHGYDPLLGARPMRRLLQTEIEDVLAVKIITGDFTPGTTAVVDTDGNALTISIQTDIPAIPATIITLLPAVSTEPQEG, encoded by the coding sequence ATGATGCATACTCTTTCACAGAATCTTTATGAATTGTTAACGGTTTTTAGCCAGCAAGAAGCTCGGCGGGTGAATGCCGACACGGTAGAACCTGAACATATACTGCTTGCGCTCATCACAAAAAAACTGGGGCGCGGATACCGCTTATTGGAGAATCTCCATGTCAATTTTTTGACCCTGCAACTGCGGCTGGAGCAAAGTACACCGATACGGGAAGGCGAGCCGGTGAGGGGAGAAATTCCTTCATCAAATAGGGTCAAACAGCTTGTCGATACCGCTGCCGCTCAAGCCCGGATTATGCAGCAGGAAGCGGCAGGAACGGAGCATCTTATTCTGGCCTTTGCTCAGATACAGGAGAGTATTCTTGCGCATTTCTTTTTACAGCAGGGAATTTTTCTGGATGACGTACAGCAGACCATACATCAACTGCACGGTACGGATACGCGGCGCGATAAGCAGCAGCAGGAAAAAAAGAAACACAGCGTATTATCCGAATTCAGTAGAGACCTCACGCAGATAACCCGAGAAGGCCTCCTCGATCCGGTTATCGGTAGAGAGCGGGAAATGCGCCGTGTGATGCAGATTTTATCCCGCCGCAGTAAGAATAATCCCGTCTTAATCGGAGAACCCGGCGTTGGAAAAACCTCGATTGTCGAAGGGCTCGCGGCGGCGATTGTGAATGAACAGGTACCTCGCTCGCTGTTCGGGAAGCGGGTTATCTCGCTTGACCTTGCCTCCGTCATTGCCGGCACCAAGTACCGCGGGCAGTTTGAGGAACGCATCAAGCGCATCATCAAAGAAGTCAGCGAGGCTAAAAATATCATTCTATTTATCGACGAGCTGCATACCCTCATCGGTACCGGCGGCTCGCAGGGTGCGCTCGATGCGGCTAATATCTTAAAGCCGGCGCTTGCCCGCGGAGAAATACAGTGTATCGGCGCAACAACGCTTGACGAATACCGCAAGTATTTTGAAAAAGATTCCGCCCTTGAGCGGCGCTTTCAGTCCGTGCTGATTAAAGAGCCGACAAAGGAAGAAACGTGTGCGATTCTCGGAGGGCTTAAAGCCAAGTATGAGCAGCACCACCATGTTCACTATTCCGACGAAACCATTAAAAAGATTGTGGAGCTTTCGTCCCGCTATATCCCCGACCGTTTCTTCCCCGATAAGGCCATCGACGTGATGGACGAGGCGGGCGCTTTGAAGAAAATGGATACTACCGAGCTGCCGCAAAATATCACGACCATCGAACAGCGGATTGCGGAGCTTGCCGGCGAAAAGAAGGACTTGGTTGCAGTACAGGATTATGAACGGGCGGCTGTTGTGCGCGACGAAGTAAAGCTCTTAAAAGTTCAGCTGGAAAAAATCAAAATGCGGTGGTTGAACCAAGAAAACGAAACAATGCTTGAAGTAGACCCTGCCGACATTGCCGAAACCGTCTCTTTAATGACGGATATTCCGCTCAAGAGTGTCGGCTCCGACGAGGCAAAGCGCCTTGCCGAAACCGAAAAAGAGCTGCATAAAACCATTATCGGACAGGATGAGGCAATCGGTATTATCGCAAATGCTTTGCGCCGTTCCCGCGCAGGAATTGCCTCAGCTGACCGGCCTATCGGCTCGTTCCTCTTTTTAGGACCGACGGGGGTAGGGAAGACGCTGCTGGCAAAGGCGCTTGCCGAATTCCTCTTCGGCTCTGCGGAATCCCTTATCAGGGTCGATATGAGCGATTACATGGAAAAACATGCCGTTGCACGCTTGGTCGGAGCGCCTCCGGGATACATCGGTTTTGAGAACGGCGGAATGCTGACGGAAAAAATCAGACGGAATCCGTATTCGGTTATCCTGTTTGATGAAATCGAAAAAGCGCACCCCGATGTCTTTAACCTGTTATTGCAGGTGCTGGAGGAGGGGGAACTGCGGGACAGCCTCGGCCATACGGTGAGCTTCCGGAATACGGTGATCATCCTTACCGGTAATGTCGGCACGCGAAATTTGATGGACGAACCGCTCGGCTTTGCACGGGAAGAAAACCGCACCATCGACTATCAGGGCATGAAAAAGTCCGCCGAACTGGAGGCAAAAAAAATCTTTAGTCCAGAATTTTTGAACCGGCTCGATTCGCTGATTGTCTTTACCCCGCTTTCGGAAAAAGAGATAGAAGCTATTTTCGAGTTGGAGCTTTCCAAATTAACCGGCCGCCTCGCTGCAAAACAGTTACAGCTTCGAATCACTGATAATGCCCGCGCCTATTGTATAAAGCACGGCTATGATCCCTTGCTCGGCGCTCGGCCGATGCGCAGGCTGTTGCAAACCGAAATAGAAGATGTCCTCGCCGTCAAAATCATCACAGGGGACTTTACCCCCGGCACTACCGCTGTTGTCGATACTGATGGAAACGCACTTACGATAAGCATTCAAACCGACATACCGGCTATTCCGGCAACAATCATTACCTTACTTCCTGCCGTCTCCACGGAACCGCAGGAAGGGTAG
- a CDS encoding ATP-binding protein: protein MIKELRVDGKDPLFDKTGMLYKEFPSDFRQIRYFTLLIVQSAPLEIKGINLLEQQISEIIKNAVKHGNKCDPKKKVKVWYEFSPEHAHLIVEDEGSGFKDIEKWNEFNRKRLECLYKQDFTNLGEYVSFRTAQSDDNDGGNALFAALEYWNGGFVFGDKRNSIAMLKQYPKKRHGIAIE, encoded by the coding sequence ATGATCAAAGAATTACGTGTTGACGGAAAAGACCCATTGTTTGATAAGACCGGTATGCTGTATAAGGAATTTCCTTCAGATTTCCGGCAAATTCGCTATTTCACCCTTTTGATTGTCCAGTCGGCTCCGTTGGAAATTAAAGGAATCAACCTGCTTGAGCAGCAAATCAGTGAGATCATTAAAAATGCCGTAAAGCATGGAAACAAATGCGATCCTAAAAAGAAAGTAAAGGTCTGGTATGAATTCAGCCCCGAACATGCTCACCTCATCGTAGAAGATGAAGGTTCCGGCTTTAAAGATATAGAAAAATGGAATGAATTTAACCGCAAACGGCTTGAATGTTTGTATAAGCAAGATTTTACCAATCTTGGCGAATATGTTTCCTTTAGAACGGCGCAAAGCGATGATAATGATGGCGGAAATGCGTTATTTGCTGCGCTTGAGTACTGGAACGGCGGTTTTGTATTCGGTGATAAACGTAACTCGATCGCGATGCTGAAGCAGTACCCCAAAAAACGCCACGGTATTGCAATAGAATAA
- a CDS encoding iron dependent repressor, metal binding and dimerization domain protein yields the protein MMEEKTEASAAFSRTRADHAIEILEDYTEAIAQISKENGKCRVMDLARYFGVSHVSVIQVLQRLKVNHLIESGTHKPICLTEEGRALARECAVRHGIVLQFLLKLGVSEKTALLDSEGLEHHISSETLECMKQFIENL from the coding sequence ATGATGGAAGAAAAAACGGAAGCATCGGCGGCGTTTTCGCGGACACGAGCGGATCACGCAATAGAAATACTGGAAGATTATACGGAAGCTATCGCCCAAATCAGTAAAGAAAACGGGAAATGCCGCGTTATGGATCTTGCACGATATTTCGGCGTAAGTCATGTGTCGGTCATTCAGGTGCTGCAACGGCTAAAAGTCAATCATTTGATCGAAAGCGGTACCCATAAGCCGATATGCCTTACCGAAGAAGGCCGTGCATTGGCGCGCGAATGTGCTGTCCGGCATGGAATCGTACTCCAATTTTTACTGAAACTCGGCGTAAGCGAAAAAACTGCACTCCTCGATTCCGAAGGATTGGAACACCACATCAGTTCCGAAACATTGGAATGTATGAAGCAGTTTATAGAAAACCTCTAA
- a CDS encoding STAS domain-containing protein produces MELKIRKNKDVYIVDVSGEMDLYNSYKLKELIAKMLERQIQCIVLNLEEVEYIDSSGIGALIYICSTLKKKNLKLYITNIHGSVKKVIELTKLMGFFPITNSLEEALQKLADSQ; encoded by the coding sequence ATGGAACTGAAAATCCGAAAAAACAAGGATGTATACATTGTCGATGTAAGCGGAGAAATGGATTTATACAATTCGTATAAACTGAAGGAATTAATTGCAAAGATGCTTGAGCGTCAGATTCAATGTATTGTACTCAATCTTGAAGAAGTCGAATATATCGATTCTTCCGGTATCGGCGCATTGATTTATATCTGTTCAACCTTAAAGAAGAAAAACTTAAAATTGTATATTACTAATATTCACGGTTCAGTAAAGAAAGTTATCGAATTAACAAAACTGATGGGCTTCTTTCCAATTACTAATAGTCTGGAAGAGGCGCTGCAAAAATTAGCCGATAGCCAATAG
- a CDS encoding DUF523 domain-containing protein, which produces MIIVSACLAGFPCRYDGKKAINPAVQQLVKEGKAIPVCPEQLGGLPTPRSAAEIKAGKVINTDGDDVTEAFEKGAAVVLEIAQQYGCTDALLKARSPSCGKGLVYDGTFSGILTAGNGKTADLLMRNGITVMTEEEWSDIDLPLGFLKH; this is translated from the coding sequence ATGATCATTGTAAGTGCCTGCCTTGCAGGATTCCCTTGTAGGTATGACGGAAAGAAAGCAATAAATCCTGCCGTGCAGCAGCTTGTAAAAGAAGGAAAAGCAATACCGGTCTGCCCGGAGCAGCTTGGAGGCTTACCGACACCGCGTTCGGCAGCAGAAATAAAAGCAGGAAAAGTCATCAACACCGACGGCGATGATGTAACCGAAGCATTTGAAAAAGGTGCTGCTGTAGTTTTAGAAATAGCACAGCAGTATGGTTGTACGGATGCACTGCTTAAAGCCCGTTCCCCTTCATGCGGAAAAGGTTTGGTTTATGACGGGACTTTTTCCGGAATACTCACTGCAGGAAACGGGAAAACGGCAGATTTACTCATGAGGAATGGGATAACCGTAATGACCGAAGAAGAATGGAGCGATATCGATCTCCCTTTGGGCTTTTTAAAGCACTAA
- a CDS encoding metal ABC transporter permease, whose product MWLMSVLEPFTYGFMIKALVIAALVGGVCALISCYLILKGWSLMGDAISHAVLPGIVGAYLLHIPLGVGAFAAGLLNAAATGWIKDRSRIHEDSVMGVVFTGLMAIGLILVTKVSSNIHFMHILFGSLLGIERGDMIQAVVCSVVTLVVLIAKRKDILLYLFDKNHAQAVGLNVQAIHYLFLSLTALTIVASLQAAGILLTVAMLIIPGCIAYLLTDRLNRMLLISACSAVMSSLIGTYVSYYLNGATGACIILTESFFFACAMVFAPKYGMLAHRRAARKARLALA is encoded by the coding sequence ATGTGGTTAATGTCGGTTTTAGAGCCGTTTACGTATGGATTTATGATAAAGGCACTCGTAATAGCGGCGTTGGTTGGGGGTGTTTGCGCCCTTATTTCCTGTTATCTGATCTTAAAGGGCTGGTCGCTGATGGGGGATGCGATTTCTCATGCGGTACTGCCGGGAATTGTGGGGGCGTATCTTTTACATATTCCGCTTGGGGTTGGGGCGTTTGCGGCGGGGCTATTGAATGCGGCTGCGACGGGGTGGATAAAAGACCGGAGCCGTATCCATGAAGATTCGGTGATGGGGGTGGTTTTTACGGGGCTGATGGCGATCGGGCTGATTTTGGTGACGAAGGTGAGTTCAAATATTCATTTTATGCATATTTTGTTCGGGAGCCTTTTGGGGATTGAAAGGGGCGATATGATACAGGCGGTTGTATGTTCGGTGGTGACGCTGGTTGTACTGATTGCCAAACGGAAGGATATTCTGCTGTACTTGTTTGATAAAAACCATGCGCAGGCGGTGGGTTTGAACGTGCAGGCTATTCATTACCTGTTTCTTTCGCTGACGGCGCTGACCATTGTTGCGTCGCTGCAGGCGGCGGGGATTTTGCTGACGGTTGCGATGCTGATTATTCCCGGCTGTATTGCATATCTGTTGACGGACAGGCTGAACCGGATGCTCCTTATTTCCGCCTGCTCCGCGGTGATGAGTTCCTTGATTGGTACGTATGTGAGCTATTACCTGAACGGAGCGACCGGCGCGTGTATCATTTTAACGGAGTCGTTCTTTTTTGCCTGCGCGATGGTGTTTGCACCCAAATACGGCATGCTGGCACATCGCCGGGCAGCGCGGAAAGCACGTTTAGCGCTCGCTTAG
- the ltaE gene encoding low-specificity L-threonine aldolase yields the protein MNYIDLRSDTVTWPTEAMREAMAKAPVGDDVYEDDPTVKELEQYAASITAKEAALFVPSGVFGNQLALFTHCPRGSEVILDDQCHIVQHESGAASIIAGVQLRTIDAHGSILLPESIEPRVRIGDDIHEPKTSLICLENAHSNGKVFSIEQMEKVRRCANRYHIPIHLDGARLFNAAVSLGVEAKELTQHVDSVMFCLSKGLCAPVGSILAGSRKFIDQARRNRKIMGGGLRQAGVLAAAGLIALKEMRYRLDTDHQNAGMLEKLLNDVDKIEIAHDRRDINFVFFKNNADAQLDTEAFVEYMHEKNILINPCDRDGYFRLATHYWITKEHIQYIADTIKEFYA from the coding sequence ATGAATTACATTGATTTACGCAGTGATACCGTTACATGGCCAACCGAGGCAATGCGGGAAGCTATGGCGAAAGCTCCGGTCGGCGATGATGTGTACGAAGATGATCCTACCGTTAAGGAACTGGAACAATATGCGGCAAGTATTACCGCAAAAGAAGCAGCACTCTTCGTGCCTTCCGGTGTATTCGGAAATCAGTTGGCGCTTTTCACGCATTGTCCGCGCGGCAGTGAGGTCATTTTAGACGATCAATGTCATATCGTGCAGCATGAAAGCGGAGCCGCAAGTATTATTGCAGGTGTACAACTGCGGACTATCGATGCGCACGGTTCTATTCTTTTGCCGGAATCAATCGAACCGCGGGTACGTATCGGCGACGATATCCATGAACCTAAGACAAGCCTTATCTGTTTGGAAAATGCGCACTCAAACGGAAAAGTATTTTCGATAGAGCAGATGGAGAAGGTGAGGCGATGTGCAAATCGCTATCATATTCCCATTCATCTTGACGGTGCGCGCCTGTTTAATGCAGCCGTTTCTTTAGGTGTTGAAGCGAAAGAACTGACGCAGCATGTCGATTCTGTTATGTTCTGCCTTTCCAAAGGTTTATGCGCACCGGTCGGCTCTATTTTAGCGGGAAGCCGTAAATTTATCGACCAAGCGCGCCGGAACCGGAAGATTATGGGCGGCGGGTTGCGTCAGGCAGGTGTTCTTGCCGCTGCAGGCTTAATCGCTTTAAAAGAGATGCGGTACCGCCTCGATACCGACCACCAAAATGCGGGAATGTTGGAAAAGCTCTTAAACGATGTCGATAAAATAGAGATTGCACATGACCGCAGGGACATTAACTTTGTGTTTTTCAAAAATAATGCAGATGCGCAATTGGATACCGAAGCCTTTGTCGAATACATGCATGAAAAAAATATTTTAATTAATCCTTGCGACCGCGACGGGTATTTCCGGTTGGCAACTCATTATTGGATAACAAAAGAGCATATCCAATATATTGCGGACACAATTAAAGAGTTTTACGCCTAA
- a CDS encoding metal ABC transporter substrate-binding protein — MKNHTQWSIIVLIVLTFIIGAAGITGCAKKDAAASKADAARPKRVVTTFTILQDMAQNIAGDKLLVESITKPGAEIHEYEPTPLDIVKAQSADLVLRNGLGLERWFEKFMGNVKDVPSVTLSDGIDPIGIGEGPYNGMPNPHSWMSPKNALIYVENIRKAFVSLDPANAETYNANAAAYSESIKKIDTFLTEKLSEIPESQRWLVTCEGAFSYLIRDCNMKELYLWPVNADEEGSPQQIQKVVDTIRQHHIPVAFSESTISNKPQLQVCKETGAYYGGVLYVDSLTYEDGDAPTYLKMLEYNANAIVKGFQDSLSR; from the coding sequence ATGAAAAATCATACACAATGGTCAATAATTGTACTCATAGTACTAACGTTTATTATCGGTGCAGCCGGTATTACCGGTTGTGCAAAAAAAGATGCGGCTGCAAGTAAAGCGGATGCTGCGCGCCCCAAACGGGTAGTAACAACCTTCACTATTTTGCAGGATATGGCACAGAATATTGCAGGCGATAAGCTTTTGGTAGAATCAATTACCAAGCCGGGGGCGGAAATTCACGAGTATGAGCCGACTCCCCTCGATATTGTGAAGGCGCAGTCTGCGGATTTGGTGCTGCGCAATGGTTTGGGGCTTGAACGCTGGTTTGAAAAATTCATGGGCAATGTAAAAGATGTGCCGAGCGTTACGCTCAGCGATGGGATTGATCCGATAGGGATTGGGGAAGGACCGTACAACGGGATGCCGAACCCGCATTCGTGGATGTCCCCGAAAAATGCGCTCATCTATGTGGAAAATATCAGAAAAGCCTTTGTGAGTTTAGACCCTGCGAATGCGGAAACCTATAATGCTAATGCAGCTGCGTACAGTGAAAGTATCAAAAAAATAGACACCTTCCTCACTGAAAAGCTTTCCGAAATCCCCGAATCGCAGCGCTGGCTCGTAACCTGCGAAGGGGCTTTTTCGTATCTTATCCGCGACTGCAATATGAAAGAATTGTACCTGTGGCCGGTTAACGCCGACGAGGAAGGCAGTCCTCAGCAAATTCAAAAGGTGGTAGATACCATCCGGCAGCATCATATTCCCGTTGCCTTTTCCGAAAGTACTATCAGCAATAAGCCGCAGCTGCAAGTCTGTAAGGAAACCGGAGCCTATTACGGCGGGGTTTTATATGTCGACTCTTTGACGTATGAAGACGGAGATGCCCCGACCTATCTTAAAATGCTGGAATACAATGCGAATGCAATCGTGAAGGGATTCCAGGATAGTCTTTCACGGTAA
- a CDS encoding metal ABC transporter ATP-binding protein — MDGKQEYPVELTVKDVSVAYNNGHVALYNASFSLQKGTITALVGVNGSGKSTLFKTIMGFIKPMSGYVTICGKLIGMAQKQHLLAYVPQSEDVDWSFPISVWDVVMMGRYGYMNFLRIPSKEDKEMAERSLERVQMLDFKDRQIGELSGGQKKRVFLARALAQQGKIILLDEPFTGVDVKTETAIIELLRELKNEGHLIFVSTHDLGSIPEFCDHVVIINRTVIASGATETTFTAENLIKAFGGALRSIKIDHTDNPEDTAHEIRVFTDDEGALITKQEGKPYLKGIRNVVE, encoded by the coding sequence ATGGACGGTAAGCAGGAATATCCCGTTGAACTTACAGTAAAGGATGTCAGTGTTGCCTATAACAACGGGCATGTTGCCTTATACAATGCGTCATTTTCCCTGCAAAAGGGGACGATTACCGCATTGGTCGGGGTAAACGGCAGCGGAAAGTCCACGCTTTTTAAGACAATCATGGGCTTTATTAAACCGATGAGCGGATATGTAACAATCTGCGGAAAACTGATTGGTATGGCACAAAAACAGCACTTACTTGCATACGTGCCGCAGTCTGAAGATGTGGACTGGTCGTTTCCGATTAGTGTGTGGGATGTAGTGATGATGGGGCGGTACGGCTATATGAACTTTCTCCGTATTCCGAGCAAAGAGGATAAAGAAATGGCCGAGCGCAGTTTAGAGCGGGTACAAATGCTCGATTTTAAAGATCGTCAGATCGGCGAACTTTCAGGCGGACAAAAAAAACGAGTATTTCTGGCGCGGGCGCTTGCGCAGCAGGGAAAAATCATATTGCTCGATGAGCCGTTTACCGGAGTCGATGTTAAAACGGAAACAGCGATTATCGAGCTGCTGCGTGAGCTGAAAAACGAAGGGCATCTGATCTTTGTTTCCACACACGATTTAGGTTCCATCCCTGAGTTTTGCGATCATGTTGTAATCATCAATCGGACAGTGATTGCCTCCGGTGCGACGGAAACCACCTTCACCGCCGAAAACCTGATCAAAGCCTTTGGAGGCGCTCTGCGGAGTATTAAGATTGATCATACCGATAATCCGGAAGACACTGCTCACGAAATAAGAGTATTCACCGATGACGAGGGGGCTTTGATTACCAAGCAGGAGGGCAAACCGTACCTCAAGGGCATAAGAAATGTTGTTGAGTAG